From the Streptococcus sp. 29887 genome, one window contains:
- a CDS encoding TIGR03943 family putative permease subunit gives MIRFLILAAYFEMTMYLYVSGKLDQYINLHYTYLAYLSMILSFILAMVQLYVWVKDIETHSHLTKKSARFASILLLILPLTVAWLFPTVSLDATSVAAKGYHFPLAAENDTATQAQEGTSVQYLKPDTSIYFTKSIYQSEMRAIADHYLAQDEIEVTSDNYMEVMEAIYDYPNEFAGKTIEMVGFVYNDPDKTDQQFLFRFGIIHCIADSGVYGLLSTGASQTFPNNSWVKASGKIKIAYHHSLKQSLPTLELEQIEEIQQPENPYVYRVF, from the coding sequence ATGATTCGATTTTTAATTCTCGCAGCTTATTTTGAAATGACCATGTACCTCTATGTATCAGGCAAACTAGACCAGTATATCAATCTGCACTACACCTATCTAGCCTATCTGTCTATGATACTTTCCTTTATCCTAGCCATGGTTCAACTCTATGTCTGGGTAAAAGACATTGAAACACATAGTCATTTGACAAAAAAATCAGCCAGATTTGCAAGTATCTTGCTCCTCATCCTTCCGCTTACAGTTGCCTGGCTCTTTCCAACAGTTAGTTTAGATGCTACTTCTGTGGCGGCTAAAGGCTATCATTTCCCCCTAGCTGCTGAAAATGACACAGCTACTCAGGCTCAGGAAGGAACCAGCGTCCAGTACCTCAAGCCTGATACATCCATCTATTTTACAAAGTCAATTTACCAATCTGAGATGCGCGCAATAGCAGACCACTATTTAGCTCAAGATGAAATAGAGGTGACAAGTGATAATTACATGGAGGTCATGGAGGCCATCTATGACTATCCAAATGAATTTGCCGGTAAAACAATTGAAATGGTCGGATTCGTTTATAATGATCCAGACAAGACTGACCAGCAATTTCTCTTCCGTTTTGGCATAATCCATTGTATCGCCGATTCTGGTGTCTATGGTCTACTCTCTACAGGAGCTTCGCAGACTTTTCCTAACAACAGCTGGGTCAAGGCCAGCGGAAAAATTAAGATTGCTTACCATCATTCCTTAAAACAAAGCCTGCCGACACTGGAACTGGAGCAAATAGAAGAAATCCAGCAACCTGAAAATCCCTACGTTTATAGAGTATTTTAG
- a CDS encoding F0F1 ATP synthase subunit C, with translation MNLGALALGLACLGVSIGEGLLVASYLSSTARQPEMQSKLMAGVFLGVAFIEGTFFVTLAMMFVLK, from the coding sequence ATGAATTTAGGCGCGTTGGCTTTAGGTTTGGCCTGTCTTGGTGTAAGTATTGGTGAAGGACTGTTGGTAGCTTCTTACCTTAGTTCGACTGCACGTCAACCAGAAATGCAAAGCAAGTTAATGGCTGGTGTATTCTTGGGTGTTGCCTTTATCGAGGGAACGTTCTTCGTAACCTTGGCTATGATGTTTGTCTTGAAATAG
- the zwf gene encoding glucose-6-phosphate dehydrogenase has protein sequence MSSHVLFTIFGASGDLAKRKLYPSLFRLYKAGHIKENFAVIGTARRPWTKEFFEQTVIESLGDLPDTPRQAHEFASHFYYQSHDVNDTEHYVALRKLQDDLCEKYDTQHNKVFFLSMAPEFFGTIAKHLKSEKIVDGQGFERLIIEKPFGTSLATASKLNDELAAAFEEDQIYRIDHYLGKEMVQNIFAVRFANIIFEHIWNRDYIDNVQITFAEAIGVEDRGGYYDHSGALKDMVQNHALQVLSLLAMDKPASFKEEDVRAEKIKVFQHLRQPSDEDLKRNFIRGQYAAGSIDGKDYVSYLDEPNIAEGSQTETFAGGVFFVDTDRFRDVPFFFRTGKRLTEKGTRVTITFKHAEDIFGQPSEANVLTIFIQPTEGFMLSINGKEVGSHFALTPAKLNFRHNATALGNSPEAYEKLFFDVLNGDSTNFSHWEEVKASWSLIDRIVDLWASNQVPLHTYPAGSMGPQAAFDLLESYGCKWVWTPDVWYRERGLLK, from the coding sequence ATGTCATCACATGTATTGTTTACCATTTTTGGTGCTAGTGGCGACTTAGCCAAACGCAAGCTCTATCCATCACTTTTCCGTCTGTACAAGGCGGGACATATCAAAGAAAACTTTGCTGTTATTGGAACAGCTCGCAGACCCTGGACCAAGGAATTTTTTGAGCAAACCGTCATTGAATCACTAGGAGATTTGCCCGACACGCCACGTCAGGCTCATGAATTTGCAAGTCATTTCTACTACCAAAGCCATGATGTCAACGATACGGAGCATTATGTAGCTCTTCGAAAATTACAAGATGACTTGTGTGAAAAGTACGATACCCAACACAACAAGGTCTTCTTCTTATCCATGGCACCTGAATTCTTCGGAACCATTGCCAAACACCTCAAGTCTGAGAAGATCGTTGACGGACAAGGTTTTGAGCGTTTGATTATCGAAAAACCATTCGGAACAAGCCTTGCAACTGCAAGCAAACTCAATGATGAATTGGCTGCTGCCTTCGAGGAAGACCAAATCTACCGTATCGACCATTATCTTGGTAAGGAAATGGTGCAAAACATCTTCGCTGTCCGCTTTGCCAATATTATATTTGAACATATCTGGAACCGCGATTACATTGACAATGTCCAAATCACTTTCGCTGAGGCGATTGGGGTTGAGGACCGTGGTGGCTACTACGACCATTCTGGCGCCTTAAAAGATATGGTTCAAAACCATGCTCTTCAAGTCCTTTCTCTCTTGGCAATGGATAAGCCAGCCAGCTTCAAGGAGGAAGATGTCCGCGCTGAAAAGATCAAGGTCTTCCAACACTTACGTCAACCGTCAGACGAAGACCTCAAGCGCAACTTCATCCGTGGCCAATATGCTGCAGGTTCCATCGACGGAAAAGACTACGTTAGCTACTTGGACGAACCAAATATTGCAGAAGGTTCTCAGACGGAAACCTTCGCAGGAGGTGTCTTCTTCGTTGATACTGACCGTTTCCGTGATGTACCTTTCTTCTTCCGTACAGGTAAACGCCTGACAGAAAAGGGCACGCGCGTGACCATCACTTTCAAACATGCGGAAGATATTTTTGGTCAGCCTTCTGAAGCCAACGTATTGACCATCTTCATCCAACCAACCGAAGGCTTTATGCTCTCTATCAATGGTAAGGAAGTTGGTTCCCACTTCGCTCTTACTCCTGCCAAACTCAACTTCCGCCACAATGCAACGGCACTTGGTAATTCACCTGAAGCCTACGAAAAACTATTTTTCGATGTCTTGAACGGCGACTCTACCAACTTTAGCCATTGGGAAGAAGTTAAGGCAAGCTGGAGCTTGATTGACCGCATTGTTGATTTGTGGGCAAGCAACCAAGTCCCACTCCACACCTATCCAGCTGGAAGCATGGGACCACAAGCAGCCTTTGATTTGCTAGAAAGCTACGGCTGCAAGTGGGTATGGACTCCGGATGTATGGTATCGTGAACGTGGCTTATTGAAATAA
- the ligA gene encoding NAD-dependent DNA ligase LigA — protein sequence MEKRISELVDLLNKYADEYYRTDKPSVSDSEYDKLYRELVELETAHPELVLPNSPTHRVGGKILDGFEKYSHVYPLFSLQDAFSREELDAFDQRVRKEFPQATYICELKIDGLSISLTYEAGNLVVGATRGDGSVGENITENLKRVADIPLTLPQAVDITVRGECYMPKASFDRVNQQRQEAGEAEFANPRNAAAGTLRQLDTGVVAQRGLATFLYQEASPSEATSQSQVLEKLDSLGFVTNHDYQLADSMDDVWAFIEKMAERREDLPYEIDGIVIKVNDLAIQEELGFTVKAPRWAVAYKFPAEEKEAQILSVDWTVGRTGVVTPTANLSPVQLAGTTVSRATLHNVDYIAEKDIRIGDTVIVYKAGDIIPAVLKVVDKYRSEQEVMPVPSQCPSCQSDLQHYEDEVALRCINPICPSQLMSKLEHFASRDAMNIAGLGSSIVEKLFGAGLVHDVADIYKLTVDDLLTLEGFKEKSADKLYQAIQTSKGNSAERLLFGLGIRHVGSKASKILLENFGDLEALAQASQEEIASLEGLGQVIAKSLTSFFASSGAQQLLAELKENAVNLAYLGQVADENAALSGLTVVLTGKLERMKRGEAKAKLEALGAKVAGSVSKKTNLVVAGADAGSKLAKAQELGIEIKDEAWLESL from the coding sequence ATGGAAAAAAGAATATCAGAATTAGTAGACTTACTTAACAAATATGCCGACGAATACTATCGCACAGACAAACCAAGCGTGTCTGATTCCGAATACGACAAACTCTATCGAGAATTGGTGGAACTGGAAACAGCCCATCCAGAATTGGTTTTGCCAAATAGTCCTACCCATCGTGTTGGTGGCAAAATTTTAGACGGCTTTGAAAAATACAGCCATGTCTATCCTCTTTTTAGCTTGCAGGATGCCTTTTCGCGTGAAGAATTAGATGCCTTTGACCAACGTGTTCGCAAGGAATTTCCACAAGCGACCTACATCTGCGAACTCAAGATTGACGGCCTGTCCATTTCCCTGACCTATGAAGCAGGCAATCTAGTAGTAGGTGCGACACGTGGTGACGGTAGTGTCGGTGAGAATATCACGGAAAACCTCAAGCGTGTGGCAGATATTCCCTTGACCTTACCTCAAGCAGTTGATATTACTGTCCGTGGCGAGTGCTATATGCCCAAAGCCTCTTTTGACCGCGTCAACCAACAACGTCAGGAGGCAGGAGAGGCTGAGTTTGCCAATCCACGTAATGCAGCGGCGGGGACCCTTCGCCAGCTGGATACGGGAGTTGTGGCCCAGCGTGGCCTTGCTACTTTCCTCTACCAAGAGGCTAGTCCGTCTGAAGCGACCAGCCAGTCACAAGTGCTGGAAAAGCTGGATAGTCTAGGCTTTGTGACCAACCACGACTACCAGTTGGCCGACAGCATGGACGATGTTTGGGCTTTTATTGAAAAAATGGCAGAGCGGCGAGAAGATTTGCCCTATGAAATCGACGGTATCGTCATTAAGGTCAATGACCTAGCTATCCAAGAGGAATTAGGATTTACTGTTAAGGCCCCTCGTTGGGCAGTGGCCTACAAGTTTCCAGCTGAGGAAAAAGAAGCCCAAATCCTGTCTGTTGATTGGACGGTTGGTAGAACAGGTGTCGTCACTCCCACAGCCAACCTCAGCCCTGTTCAGTTAGCTGGCACGACTGTTAGCCGTGCCACTCTGCACAATGTGGATTACATTGCAGAAAAAGACATTCGTATTGGTGATACGGTCATTGTTTACAAGGCAGGGGACATTATCCCTGCTGTTCTGAAAGTGGTGGACAAGTATCGGTCTGAGCAGGAAGTGATGCCTGTTCCAAGCCAGTGTCCGTCTTGTCAGAGCGACTTGCAGCATTACGAAGATGAAGTGGCCCTTCGTTGTATCAATCCCATTTGCCCAAGTCAGTTGATGAGTAAGTTGGAGCATTTTGCCAGCCGTGATGCCATGAATATTGCAGGTCTGGGATCTTCTATTGTAGAAAAACTCTTTGGAGCCGGCTTGGTACACGATGTTGCTGATATTTATAAATTAACTGTTGATGACCTATTGACCTTGGAAGGCTTCAAAGAAAAATCAGCTGACAAGCTCTATCAGGCCATTCAGACATCAAAAGGAAATTCAGCAGAACGGCTCTTGTTCGGTTTGGGTATTCGCCATGTCGGCAGCAAGGCCAGCAAGATTTTGCTAGAAAACTTTGGCGACTTGGAAGCCCTAGCTCAAGCCAGTCAGGAGGAAATTGCTTCCCTAGAAGGATTGGGTCAGGTAATAGCCAAGTCCTTGACCAGCTTCTTTGCCAGCTCAGGTGCCCAGCAACTTTTAGCTGAACTTAAGGAAAATGCCGTAAACTTGGCTTATCTGGGACAGGTAGCGGATGAAAATGCTGCCTTGTCTGGACTTACGGTCGTATTAACTGGTAAGTTGGAACGGATGAAGCGGGGCGAGGCCAAAGCTAAGCTAGAAGCTTTGGGTGCCAAGGTAGCAGGCTCTGTTTCCAAGAAGACCAACCTAGTTGTCGCAGGTGCTGACGCAGGAAGCAAGTTGGCCAAGGCCCAAGAGTTAGGAATTGAAATAAAAGATGAGGCTTGGTTAGAAAGCCTTTAA
- a CDS encoding DNA alkylation repair protein, producing MTELNTILTQLQAASHTGTLKRYEKIGETNPYYGVPMGAISGIAKAYKNRLDLFAPLWQTGVLEAQYLAIQIAKNKPDQLLQADLENCLNEQISVNVLDKLASIILSKRKDSRVWEEDLLAKDEAIFNRLGWFLRAKYFAGKTASNQEIEETLEHIRLHLQTADPQVQWTMNQCLVEIAVAYSDYLEQGLAIGQELAVYADMKVPKGCTSAYAPDWIEALLRRK from the coding sequence ATGACTGAATTAAACACCATTCTCACCCAACTCCAAGCAGCCAGTCATACTGGCACCCTCAAGCGCTATGAAAAAATTGGCGAAACCAATCCCTACTACGGCGTTCCTATGGGAGCTATTTCTGGTATCGCCAAGGCCTATAAAAATCGACTGGACTTGTTTGCCCCACTCTGGCAAACAGGTGTCCTAGAAGCACAATATTTAGCCATTCAAATTGCAAAAAATAAGCCTGACCAGCTTCTCCAAGCTGACCTAGAGAATTGCCTCAATGAACAAATTTCGGTCAATGTTCTCGATAAGTTGGCTTCCATTATCCTCAGCAAACGAAAAGACAGCAGGGTTTGGGAAGAAGACTTGCTTGCCAAAGACGAGGCCATCTTTAACAGACTAGGCTGGTTTCTCCGCGCCAAATACTTTGCGGGTAAAACGGCTTCAAATCAAGAAATTGAAGAAACTCTAGAACATATTCGCCTGCATTTACAAACCGCAGACCCACAGGTTCAATGGACCATGAACCAATGCTTAGTGGAGATTGCAGTTGCCTATTCTGACTACCTTGAACAGGGCCTTGCAATCGGTCAAGAATTGGCAGTTTATGCGGATATGAAGGTGCCAAAGGGCTGTACTTCTGCCTATGCACCCGACTGGATTGAGGCATTATTAAGGAGGAAATGA
- a CDS encoding F0F1 ATP synthase subunit delta codes for MNARENALVQKYALSFVEKVSDHAEIWEMYDQLSELITIIHDSKLNRLLLSATVSREEKAAFVRTVRQSSFWQINDLIEDIIRDGHADLLLETLERVRLQISKFKNEFEAHVVSVYPLTEVQKDRLRQLVEERFSLRVRTIIEELDQSLLGGFIVSVNHKVIDASVRTQLKDVRKKL; via the coding sequence ATGAACGCTAGAGAAAATGCCCTTGTGCAAAAATACGCTCTATCATTTGTTGAAAAAGTCAGTGATCATGCAGAAATTTGGGAAATGTATGACCAGCTTTCTGAATTGATTACGATTATCCATGATAGCAAGCTTAATCGTCTTTTGTTGTCTGCTACGGTATCAAGAGAGGAAAAAGCTGCATTCGTACGAACCGTTCGCCAATCAAGTTTCTGGCAAATCAATGATTTGATTGAGGATATTATTCGTGATGGGCATGCAGACTTGCTACTGGAAACACTAGAGCGTGTCCGTTTACAAATCAGTAAATTTAAAAATGAATTTGAAGCCCATGTGGTTTCCGTTTATCCCTTGACTGAGGTGCAAAAAGATCGACTACGTCAGTTAGTGGAAGAACGATTCTCCTTGCGTGTACGAACTATCATCGAAGAATTAGACCAAAGTCTACTTGGTGGTTTCATTGTGAGTGTTAACCACAAGGTCATCGATGCAAGTGTTCGGACACAATTGAAGGATGTTAGAAAAAAACTTTAG
- a CDS encoding SPJ_0845 family protein, which translates to MAITYKRQDDLEKMLEEFASFDKLEEVEFPDPTSTEKNKQKVDDK; encoded by the coding sequence GTGGCTATCACATATAAACGACAAGACGATTTGGAAAAAATGCTGGAAGAATTTGCATCCTTTGACAAACTCGAGGAAGTTGAATTTCCAGACCCAACAAGCACTGAAAAAAATAAGCAGAAAGTTGACGATAAGTAA
- a CDS encoding diacylglycerol kinase family lipid kinase, giving the protein MEERKRARLIYNPTSGQEIMKKNVADVLEILEGFGYETSAFQTTAAKDSAKNEAKRAAEAGFDLVIAAGGDGTINEVVNGIAPLENRPKMAIIPTGTTNDYARALKVPRGNPIEAAKLIGKKQTILMDIGLAKNEKNGLYQEHYFINIAAAGTLTELTYSVPSQLKTMFGYLAYVVKGAELLPQVQFTPVRVTHDGGRFEGSISMIFVALTNSIGGFEQIVPDAKLDDGNFTLIMVKTGNLFEILQLIGQVLDGGKHIESDLIEYIKTRSLSIENLSSDSRLLLNLDGEFGGDAPVELHNLQNHIEFFADTDLVSDEAITLDTEQVDRENMTKRFIEESSHIDSAI; this is encoded by the coding sequence ATGGAAGAACGCAAGCGAGCAAGATTGATTTACAATCCTACCTCAGGTCAGGAAATCATGAAAAAAAATGTGGCAGACGTACTAGAAATTTTAGAAGGTTTCGGTTATGAAACCTCTGCTTTTCAGACAACGGCCGCAAAAGATTCAGCAAAAAATGAGGCGAAAAGAGCAGCAGAGGCGGGCTTTGACCTAGTCATCGCAGCAGGAGGAGATGGCACCATCAATGAAGTGGTCAACGGAATTGCTCCCCTTGAAAATAGACCAAAGATGGCTATTATTCCAACAGGAACGACCAATGACTATGCGCGTGCACTCAAGGTACCTCGTGGCAACCCGATCGAAGCAGCCAAGCTGATTGGGAAAAAACAAACGATTTTGATGGATATTGGCTTGGCAAAGAATGAAAAAAATGGACTTTATCAAGAACATTACTTCATTAACATCGCTGCCGCAGGAACTCTGACAGAATTGACTTACAGTGTGCCAAGTCAGCTCAAAACAATGTTTGGCTATTTGGCTTATGTGGTCAAGGGGGCGGAGCTTTTGCCACAAGTCCAATTTACACCTGTACGAGTGACGCACGATGGGGGAAGATTTGAAGGATCCATTTCCATGATATTTGTCGCCTTAACTAATTCTATTGGTGGTTTTGAGCAAATTGTTCCAGATGCCAAGTTGGATGATGGGAATTTTACCCTGATAATGGTAAAAACAGGCAATCTCTTTGAAATCCTTCAGTTAATTGGTCAAGTTTTAGATGGTGGGAAGCATATTGAGAGTGATTTAATTGAGTATATCAAGACAAGGTCTTTATCTATCGAAAACCTTAGTTCCGACAGCCGCCTTCTTCTCAATCTTGATGGAGAGTTTGGTGGAGATGCGCCAGTTGAATTGCACAATCTTCAAAATCATATTGAATTTTTTGCGGATACGGACCTGGTTTCTGATGAGGCTATCACTTTGGATACGGAGCAGGTTGATCGAGAAAATATGACCAAACGTTTCATTGAAGAAAGTAGTCATATAGATTCTGCTATATAA
- a CDS encoding GNAT family N-acetyltransferase translates to MQHKGTQVLETQRLVLRPFQASDVESVFQNWTSDEKVTTYLTWPTHQTLQDTEDYVQFCLQSYSQEKAYRWAIEFKESQQPIGDISVVSLDERVHAAELGWVLGSKWWGQNYMPEALEAVTHFLLEEVGCLRITAVHDSENRPSGRVMEKVGMTYEGTLRQAARNNRGIVDIAVYSLLHTDRKSR, encoded by the coding sequence ATGCAACATAAAGGAACTCAGGTATTAGAAACCCAACGCCTAGTCTTACGCCCCTTTCAAGCAAGCGATGTTGAATCAGTTTTCCAAAACTGGACTTCAGATGAAAAGGTTACCACCTATCTGACCTGGCCAACTCATCAGACACTCCAAGATACTGAAGACTATGTCCAGTTCTGTCTTCAATCCTATTCACAAGAAAAAGCGTACAGGTGGGCTATTGAATTCAAAGAAAGTCAGCAACCCATTGGAGATATTTCCGTCGTCAGTCTAGATGAACGGGTACATGCTGCTGAATTGGGCTGGGTGTTAGGTAGTAAATGGTGGGGACAAAATTATATGCCAGAAGCCCTTGAAGCAGTCACTCACTTTCTGCTGGAAGAAGTTGGTTGTTTACGGATTACGGCTGTTCACGATAGTGAAAATCGTCCTTCTGGTCGTGTCATGGAAAAAGTCGGTATGACCTATGAAGGAACTCTCCGCCAAGCCGCTCGAAATAATCGTGGTATTGTTGACATTGCTGTTTACTCACTGCTACATACAGATAGAAAAAGTCGCTAG
- the atpF gene encoding F0F1 ATP synthase subunit B → MATILAMQSSTVLGNFILVTASFAILIILIRVFAWDRITGIFEERANKIANDIDAAEEKLTAASNLVQQREQELVQGRVEGQKIIQDAIERAKLEKKRLLEQAEVEIQGLKQKAQMEIEAEKREAQENLRVQVAELAVDLAGKIILEDLDQAAHSNLIDRYLDKLGEK, encoded by the coding sequence ATGGCAACAATTTTAGCAATGCAATCTAGCACTGTTCTTGGAAACTTTATTCTCGTAACGGCTTCTTTTGCGATATTGATTATCCTTATTCGTGTATTCGCTTGGGACCGAATTACAGGTATTTTTGAAGAACGTGCCAATAAGATTGCCAATGATATTGATGCGGCAGAAGAAAAATTAACTGCTGCTTCAAACCTGGTTCAACAACGGGAACAGGAATTGGTTCAAGGTCGTGTTGAAGGACAAAAAATCATTCAAGACGCTATTGAGCGAGCGAAACTAGAGAAAAAACGTCTTCTTGAACAGGCAGAAGTTGAAATCCAAGGCTTGAAACAAAAAGCGCAGATGGAAATCGAAGCTGAGAAGCGTGAAGCCCAAGAAAACTTGCGTGTTCAAGTCGCTGAATTAGCTGTTGATTTGGCAGGTAAAATCATTTTAGAAGACCTAGACCAGGCAGCCCACAGCAATTTGATTGATCGTTATTTGGATAAGCTGGGAGAAAAGTAG
- a CDS encoding permease: MFGFEQLPSSVLQSGAIFLSIIIEALPFVLIGSVISGFIEVFVTPEKVVRFLPKNTFLAILFGTFLGFVFPSCECGIVPIVNRLLEKKVPSYTAIPFLVTAPLINPIVLFATYTAFGNSWLLAAYRVLGSILVALVLGLVLGFWVKEPIKNQQTACQPTHDFSDKTNWQKVGLAFIHAIDEFFDTGRYLVFGCLFASLVQVYVPTAILTSIGHSPLSAILLMMGLAFLLSLCSEADAFIGASFLSSFGLAPVMAFLVIGPMVDVKNLLMMKRYFTGKFILSFVTINFLVILGYCIILGGLV, from the coding sequence ATGTTTGGATTTGAGCAACTGCCCTCTTCTGTTTTACAGTCGGGGGCTATTTTCCTATCAATTATCATTGAAGCTCTGCCCTTTGTTCTAATAGGTTCAGTTATTTCTGGTTTCATTGAGGTCTTTGTCACACCTGAAAAGGTGGTCAGATTTCTACCTAAGAATACCTTTTTAGCCATCCTCTTCGGGACCTTTCTGGGCTTTGTTTTTCCTTCCTGCGAATGTGGGATAGTCCCTATTGTGAATAGGCTCTTAGAAAAAAAAGTGCCTAGCTATACTGCTATTCCATTTCTAGTGACTGCCCCCCTTATCAATCCCATTGTCCTTTTTGCAACCTATACTGCGTTTGGAAATTCTTGGCTTCTGGCTGCCTATCGTGTTCTAGGATCTATCTTGGTCGCACTCGTCCTTGGTCTGGTCCTTGGCTTTTGGGTCAAAGAACCGATTAAAAACCAACAGACTGCCTGCCAACCGACCCATGATTTTTCAGATAAAACCAACTGGCAAAAAGTCGGACTAGCTTTTATTCATGCCATTGATGAATTTTTCGATACAGGTCGATACTTGGTCTTTGGTTGCCTCTTTGCTAGTTTAGTACAGGTCTATGTTCCAACAGCTATCTTGACTTCGATTGGTCACAGCCCTCTATCAGCTATCTTGCTCATGATGGGACTTGCCTTTCTGCTCTCCCTTTGTTCTGAAGCAGATGCCTTTATCGGTGCATCTTTTCTATCCAGCTTTGGTCTAGCTCCCGTCATGGCCTTCCTTGTCATTGGACCAATGGTAGATGTCAAAAATCTGCTCATGATGAAGCGTTACTTCACAGGTAAATTTATTCTGAGCTTCGTTACTATTAATTTCCTGGTTATCCTTGGCTACTGCATCATTCTAGGAGGGCTTGTATGA
- the atpB gene encoding F0F1 ATP synthase subunit A, with protein sequence MEEHLSPTLTLGPVTFDLTMVLVSIITISVIFLLVFWASRRMELKPKGKQNVLEYVYELTINFTKGNLGDEDAKRYALFFFTVFTFLLVANNLGLMTKLETAEGHNLWTSPTANMAYDFGLAAIATVFCHVEGMRRRGVKQYLKDFVTPLAMTPMNILEEITNLASLALRLYGNIYAGEVLVSLLLQLSQQSAVAYPVAFALNIVWTGFSVFISCLQGYVFVMLVSMYLNKKIHGHGE encoded by the coding sequence TTGGAAGAACATTTAAGTCCAACCCTTACCCTTGGTCCCGTAACCTTTGACCTGACCATGGTATTGGTTTCTATCATAACCATTTCCGTTATTTTCTTACTTGTTTTTTGGGCTAGTCGCCGAATGGAACTGAAGCCAAAAGGTAAACAGAATGTTTTGGAGTACGTGTACGAATTGACCATCAATTTCACTAAGGGAAATCTTGGAGATGAAGATGCTAAAAGGTACGCCTTGTTCTTCTTCACGGTCTTCACCTTTCTTTTGGTAGCAAATAACTTGGGTTTGATGACCAAGTTGGAAACAGCAGAAGGTCATAATTTGTGGACATCTCCGACAGCCAACATGGCCTACGATTTTGGACTAGCAGCCATTGCAACTGTTTTTTGTCATGTCGAGGGTATGCGCCGTAGAGGGGTTAAGCAATATCTGAAAGATTTTGTGACCCCTTTGGCAATGACTCCGATGAACATTTTAGAAGAAATTACCAACCTTGCTTCACTTGCCTTGCGCTTGTACGGTAATATTTACGCAGGTGAGGTTTTGGTTTCACTTCTTTTACAGCTATCACAACAAAGTGCAGTAGCTTATCCAGTTGCATTTGCACTAAACATTGTCTGGACAGGCTTCTCTGTCTTCATTTCATGTTTGCAAGGCTATGTATTTGTCATGCTGGTATCCATGTACTTGAACAAAAAAATCCACGGTCATGGTGAGTAA